The following are from one region of the Periophthalmus magnuspinnatus isolate fPerMag1 chromosome 5, fPerMag1.2.pri, whole genome shotgun sequence genome:
- the smarcd1 gene encoding SWI/SNF-related matrix-associated actin-dependent regulator of chromatin subfamily D member 1 gives MAARGGFQSAPTGGGGGPMGPGPPVPGAGPGMGPGTPSGRMGPGGPAQNHMYRSPMPGPGYPRPGMPPSSRMTPQGPAMGPPGYGGSPVSRPGMPGVMDPSRKRPAPQQIQQVQQQSRNQHTKKKKMADKILPQRIRELVPESQAYMDLLAFERKLDQTIMRKRLDIQEALKRPIKQKRKLRIFISNTFNPAKPDAEDGEGTVASWELRVEGRLLEDSAVSKYEATKQKRKFSSFFKSLVIELDKDLYGPDNHLVEWHRTATTQETDGFQVKRPGDVGVRCTVLLMLDYQPPQFKLDPRLARMLGIHTQTRPVIIQALWQYVKTHKLQDPHEREFINCDKYLQQIFETQRMKFSEIPQRLHALLMPPEPIIINHVISVDPNDQKKTACYDIDVEVDDTLKTQMNSFLLSTASQQEIAGLDNKIHETIETINQLKTQREFMLSFARDPQGFINDWLQSQCRDLKTMTDVVGNPEEERRAEFYYQPWAQEAVCRYFYSKVQQRRQELEQALGIRNT, from the exons atggcGGCTAGAGGGGGCTTTCAGTCGGCACCAACCGGAGGAGGCGGTGGTCCGATGGGTCCTGGACCTCCAGTGCCGGGTGCTGGACCGGGCATGGGACCGGGGACTCCTTCGGGTCGGATGGGTCCAGGCGGGCCGGCGCAGAACCACATGTACCGCTCTCCGATGCCTGGGCCTGGGTACCCG AGACCAGGCATGCCCCCCTCTAGCAGAATGACCCCACAGGGACCAGCCATGGGTCCTCCAGGATACGGAGGGAGCCCTGTGTCTCGTCCCGGGATGCCTGGAGTCATGGACCCGTCCCGCAAGAGACCTGCTCCTCAACAGATACAACAGGTGCAGCAGCAGAGCAGGAACCAGCA cacaaagaagaagaagatggcTGATAAAATTCTACCTCAGAGG ATTAGGGAACTAGTCCCAGAGTCTCAGGCTTACATGGATCTGCTGGCGTTTGAGAGGAAGCTGGACCAGACCATTATGCGCAAAAGACTGGACATCCAGGAAGCCCTCAAAAGGCCCATCAAG CAAAAAAGAAAGCTTAGAATCTTCATATCCAACACCTTCAACCCTGCCAAACCTGACGCTGAGGACGGGGAAGGCACCGTTGCATCATGGGAGCTGCGAGTTGAGGGACGTCTGCTTGAAGAT TCTGCCGTGTCCAAGTACGAAGCCACCAAACAAAAGAGAAAGTTCTCCTCTTTCTTCAAGTCTCTGGTGATCGAGTTGGACAAGGATCTGTACGGTCCAGACAATCACCTCGTGGAA TGGCACAGGACAGCCACCACCCAGGAGACGGATGGTTTCCAGGTGAAGCGTCCTGGAGATGTGGGCGTACGCTGCACTGTGCTCCTCATGCTGGACTATCAGCCTCCTCAGTTCAAACTGGACCCCCGGCTGGCCCGCATGCTGGGGATCCACACCCAGACCAGGCCAGTCATCATCCAGGCTCTGTGGCAGTACGTCAAGACCCACAAACTGCAGGACCCCCACGAGAGAGAGTTCATCAACTGTGACAAGTATCTGCAGCAG ATATTTGAGACTCAGCGGATGAAGTTCTCGGAGATCCCGCAGCGCCTGCACGCCCTCCTTATGCCCCCAGAACCAATCATCATCAATCATGTGATCAG TGTGGACCCAAATGACCAGAAGAAAACTGCCTGCTATGACATTGACGTGGAGGTGGATGACACGCTCAAAACTCAGATGAACTCTTTCCTGTTGTCCACAGCCAGTCAGCAGGAGATCGCTGGTTTGGATAATAAG ATCCATGAGACGATTGAGACCATAAACCAGCTGAAGACGCAGAGGGAGTTCATGCTGAGTTTTGCTCGAGATCCTCAGGGCTTCATCAATGACTGGCTGCAGTCCCAATGCAGAGACCTCAAG ACCATGACTGATGTGGTGGGAAACCccgaagaggaaaggagagcaGAGTTCTACTACCAGCCCTGGGCTCAGGAAGCTGTTTGCCGTTACTTTTACTCCAAG gtccaGCAAAGGAGACAGGAGCTGGAGCAGGCACTTGGCATCAGGAACACTTAA
- the LOC117370910 gene encoding glycerol-3-phosphate dehydrogenase [NAD(+)], cytoplasmic-like yields the protein MAPKKVCVVGSGNWGSAIAKIVGANAAKYDTFDTTVNMWVFEETINGRKLTEIINTDHENVKYLPGHKLPPNVLAVPDLAESVKGVDILIFVVPHQFIVRVCDTIKDHIKKDAVGMSLIKGVDASPEGLKLISEVISSKLGITMTVLMGANIANEVADEKFCETTIGCKDKSLGPILKELMQTTNFRVTVVEESDVVEICGALKNIVAVGAGFCDGLGFGDNTKAAVIRLGLMEMIAFAKVFCTNCPVSPATFLESCGIADLITTCYGGRNRKIGEAFAKTGKSIEELEKELLNGQKLQGPATAAEVNQVLTQKKMVQKFPLFTAVHQICFNGHPVTEFINCLQNHPEHM from the exons ATGGCCCCCAAGAAAGTCTGTGTGGTTGGTTCGGGAAACTG GGGCTCTGCAATTGCCAAAATAGTTGGGGCCAATGCTGCCAAATACGACACATTTGACACCACAGTGAACATGTGGGTCTTTGAGGAGACCATAAATGGGCGCAAACTCACAGAAATCATCAACACCGACCATGAAAATGTCAAGTATCTGCCTGGACACAAACTACCCCCCAATGTG TTGGCAGTCCCAGATCTGGCAGAGTCGGTGAAAGGAGTGGACATCCTCATATTTGTGGTGCCTCATCAGTTCATCGTCAGAGTCTGCGATACCATCAAAGATCACATCAAGAAGGACGCAGTGGGCATGTCTCTTATTAAG GGCGTGGATGCGAGTCCCGAGGGCCTGAAGCTGATCTCTGAAGTAATTAGTTCTAAACTGGGCATCACTATGACAGTTCTGATGGGAGCAAACATCGCCAACGAGGTCGCAGACGAGAAGTTTTGTGAGACTACCATCG GGTGCAAAGACAAATCTCTGGGGCCTATTTTGAAGGAGTTGATGCAGACGACGAACTTCCGTGTCACAGTGGTGGAGGAGAGCGATGTGGTGGAGATCTGTGGAGCACTAAAG AACATAGTGGCGGTGGGAGCAGGTTTTTGCGATGGTCTTGGGTTTGGAGACAACACAAAGGCCGCAGTAATTCGTCTGGGTCTGATGGAGATGATCGCGTTTGCTAAAGTCTTCTGCACAAACTGCCCCGTGTCTCCGGCGACTTTCCTGGAGAGCTGCGGCATCGCCGACCTCATCACCACCTGCTATGGAGGGAGAAACCGCAAGATCGGAGAGGCCTTCGCCAAAACAGGCAAA TCAATTGAAGAGTTAGAAAAGGAGCTGCTGAATGGACAGAAACTCCAAGGTCCTGCCACGGCCGCAGAGGTCAACCAGGTCctcacacagaaaaaaatggtGCAAAA GTTCCCTCTCTTCACAGCAGTCCACCAGATCTGCTTCAATGGCCATCCAGTCACAGAGTTCATCAACTGTTTGCAAAACCATCCCGAGCATATGTAG